DNA from Tachysurus vachellii isolate PV-2020 chromosome 22, HZAU_Pvac_v1, whole genome shotgun sequence:
atcttgctttttttttgtcttttagcagcagcagctctcacAGTGGGCCGAGCAGTTTAGGGGATGCCGCCGCGACCCCTGACCCGACCCTGATTCCCCACTGGACTCCCACGCCAGACGGCGCGGCTTGTCCCTCCAGTGACGAGGGCGAGAACGAGGACAGAGAGGAAAGCGCAGACAAACTGGACTGTCACTATTCAGGTTACCATCCACGGGCAGCTGCTGTAAGTGCTTCTCTCAGTCCTTCTTGGTTTTTGCACTGAACGTGTCACTGTGATGTCACCAACAAGACTTTAAAATCCCACAAAATTATTGTCTAATCCTAAAAGGATTGTCATCATTTAGTCAATATCAGGTGTTGGCTGTTAAGGGGACAGCGAGTTAGGAGTAAAACTTTGTGTCTAATCATCTCTATCCTTCTGCTTCACTAGTTCTGCACTTTTGGAAGCAGGCTGTTCGGGAGAAGCTGTTACTCCTTCGACCGGCGCTGGGATCGAGTCCGATATGCGCTGGTGGCCATGATGGACAAACACGTCAACTCGCTAATGTGGAAGTGAGTAACGCTTCGTCTCTGATAGATTTCTCCGATAGACTAAAAAAGAGACCAATGATGGTAAAGAAATTCAATATGGGTGAGTCCTGCAACAAAAAAACCCATGAACCTCTTGGTGTCCAAATCTGACTTGAAGGCAGTATGTCAGATATTTATAACACGAGTTAGAAACCGAAGACGATTTGAAGTTAAATGTCTTGTCGGCGTAAACAGAATTGTGTTGTAAAGGGTGTACAGACTTTTGCACTTGCATACAATATCTGTTACTCAAGTAAGACGCCTTGAGCCGTACTCTTTATTTAGGACTTTTGGTGCTGcacaggtttctttctttcttttttctttcttttctttttctttcgttCTAGCAACATTTGTAATTACTGTAACATgatgttttatctgtttattgttaaaaactttaatataaaattttgcTCATCgcgattttttatttattttttttaaatctctcagAAAAATCCCACTTGCTTTGGAGAATTCCTCTTCGCCGACGGTTACATCGTCTCACCGGTCTAGCACAAACTCGCTGTCCTCTTCCTCAGGCTTTCTGAGCCCCTCCCCGCCACCGCCTTATAGCCAGTCCCATGAGAGCAAGCCCACCCTGTCGTACGGGACCACCCTAAATGCCCGTGTCACGTCGCAGAGGGCCGGAGAGCAGCTCACTTACAGTGGGGGTGGCTCGTCCAGACAAGCGTCCTCCTCCTCACCCCAGATGCCTTCAGCACACTCGTCGTCGCTGCCCTCCACTCCTGGCTCGAACAAATTTGTTAAATCTCGCTCCGGACCCAAGAACTACTGGGTCAAAGAGCCCTCCCCTGCTGCACTAGCTAGCTCCAGCTCCATCAACAGCGGCGGCAGCGGCAGCAGTGACACCGGCAGTATGAGCGTGAGTAGTAGCAGCAGCACGATTAGCCTTGGCTCAACAAAGAAGCGCAAGAGCAGCTCTTTGCTAAAATACGGCGCCGaatcctcttcttcctctttgaAAAAAAACTGCATGGTGAACTCAGGCACCTCAGGGAGCAGCTTTCACTCCTCGCTAAACTCCACATCTTCTGTGACTTTTTCGTCGTCGTCGTCCTCTTCCTCACACAGCGCAGGTATGAACTGTCCGTCGGGCCGCGGCAACTCTATGAGCGCGCGCCAGGAAGCAGCCGAGCCAATCAAACGCATGAGCGTGATGATGAACAGCAGTGACTCCACGCTCTCGCTCGGCCCGTTTGTGAACAACCCAGACGGGAGAACCGACACAAAGAGGAGGAAAAGTTCACAAGCCACCAGCAGCCTCACTGGCACAGCTACCTGCACAGGTAACACAGAACAGAAGCAGCACCAGCCACGttgttgtgttctgtgtgtagtACAGGACGGAGCACACGAGTCTTCACATCATAAAACAATGATGTGCCATTTAACCATCAACTGTAGCTAACTCTGTTAATATATCGCTGTTATGTCTGACTTATGTTGTGTATGTAATTCCGTTTGAAGTAATAAAGTGttcctttatttttatagcatcTGCAGGGGGAGGTGGAGGGGCACAGGGGCCTAGCAGCCCCAAAATGGCCAAGTCTCTAGCCATCAACAACATTCACGGCAAACACGCGCGGCCCATGCCGGGAACTCCGGGGCTTCACAACAACTCACTAAtacatcaggtgtgtgtgagctctcaGGCTCTCAAGGCATAGAGGGTTTGCGTTCTTGCACTGCTTTGTTGTACGTGACTGATGTTGAGCGATTCTTGCCACATCCAGTTTGCCAGTAGTCCGTAGGCATCtggggggaaaagaaaaaaggttctCTGGTCTGAGGAGACCAAAACACAGAAAGCCAACACTGTTGACAACAAAGCCAATGTGaaaatacttatgcaaggcacTGTACTTAAAAATGTCTTAGCTTTCAattatttatacctgttgttTGTGTAGAACGGAGTACGAATGCAGTGCCGAATTTTAACACTCCTCTTATCTTCCCATCCTAGCCAAAGGCCCGTCCCTGACACAGGTGGGCCGGCTCTGGGGGTGCGAAGCGGTGGAGCGGAGCTCCCTTAGCGCCCGTCACGGCACACTGCACGaggccttcttcttcttcttcttcttcttctcctccttctcttacTCTCAGCTTCCCACAATCCTCAGGGTGGAGAGCGCACTGGGCTGCTGAGTGAAGGCGCACTGTTTCTCCCGCCCACAAGGGGGCATCACACAGGTGGAGAATACACCATGAGAGGAGCacatcggtgtgtgtgtgtatacgtgtgtgtgtttgtctgtggtgGACGGTTGAAATCGCAGACGCTGAGTGGCAAGCAAAGTGTGACGCAGACGTACAGTAA
Protein-coding regions in this window:
- the LOC132838438 gene encoding ataxin-7 is translated as MSERAEEGEPRAEQRARAPPRYQQQRTEGASAMAAIGERAASLPSPEVVLGQAWNCWLDAVKLHATDGIEPEESFKECGRNREAMRLCRDDMPIFGQCPAQDDFYLVMCSHCSQVVKPQAFQAHYERRHSSINKPASAYPSSAALPGLPSRARTGGSGGGGPAGAMPVGSSSSSSAGGSNNTHTAKEKLPHRKPHFPPKVLHDDILTPAVKVEKIHVKMDYISSKPGHVPGSSSSSSSCSTVSSSPSKLGLNSQSVPKAHQLSPGHIPNGKGHVSPLCKKQDSSTTVSSKRPTRKVLEREFNPDVHCGVMDVGARKQCTRSLTCKTHSLSQRRAVSGRRKRFDVLLAEHKNRARDKELNQQQHKTEPSQQTPPPLREPHPPPHHGNPTVATADAAKLFPLKAKPHNPVLPRSSSSHSGPSSLGDAAATPDPTLIPHWTPTPDGAACPSSDEGENEDREESADKLDCHYSGYHPRAAAFCTFGSRLFGRSCYSFDRRWDRVRYALVAMMDKHVNSLMWKKIPLALENSSSPTVTSSHRSSTNSLSSSSGFLSPSPPPPYSQSHESKPTLSYGTTLNARVTSQRAGEQLTYSGGGSSRQASSSSPQMPSAHSSSLPSTPGSNKFVKSRSGPKNYWVKEPSPAALASSSSINSGGSGSSDTGSMSVSSSSSTISLGSTKKRKSSSLLKYGAESSSSSLKKNCMVNSGTSGSSFHSSLNSTSSVTFSSSSSSSSHSAGMNCPSGRGNSMSARQEAAEPIKRMSVMMNSSDSTLSLGPFVNNPDGRTDTKRRKSSQATSSLTGTATCTASAGGGGGAQGPSSPKMAKSLAINNIHGKHARPMPGTPGLHNNSLIHQPKARP